A single region of the Salmo salar chromosome ssa16, Ssal_v3.1, whole genome shotgun sequence genome encodes:
- the LOC106573111 gene encoding alpha-1,3-mannosyl-glycoprotein 4-beta-N-acetylglucosaminyltransferase C, translating to MRLVWKSLDKMRCFRKRSTIPFLGVLVTCLLFLNLYIEDGYVLEEDKRQLRETSVHPSNSERYVHTFKDLTNFSGTINVTYRYLAGTPLPRKKYLTIGLSSVKRKRGNYLMETIKSIFDQSSYEELKEIVVVVHLADFDLAWCENLVQDISRKFAHHIIAGHLLVIHAPEVYYPSLDGLKRNYNDPEDRVRFRSKQNVDYAFLLNFCTNLSDFYMMLEDDVLCSRNFLTSLKKVVTSREGSYWVMLEFSKLGYIGKLYHSRDLPRLAHFLLMFYQEMPCDWLLIHFRGLLAQKDVIRFKPSLFQHMGYYSSYKGAENKLKDDDFEEDSIDIPDNPPASLYTNINVFENYDATKAYSSVDEYFWGKPPSTGDFFVIVFNKSTKISKIKILTGTDDRQNDILHHGALEVGEKLVGTKRGRQCSSYITLGEFKNGHIEVKDVDHKIAFAIECVRIVVTASQKEWLIIRSISLWTTQPPSQ from the exons ATGAGGCTGGTGTGGAAGTCCTTGGACAAGATGAGGTGTTTCCGTAAAcgctccaccatccccttcctGGGGGTCCTGGTCACCTGTCTACTCTTCCTCAATCTGTACATTGAGGATGGGTATGTGCTG GAGGAGGATAAAAGACAACTGAGAGAAACATCAGTGCATCCTTCAAACTCAGAGAGATATGTTCACACCTTTAAAGATCTCACAAATTTCTCTGGAACCATAAACGTCACATATCGTTACCTTGCTGGAACCCCTTTGCCTCGAAAGA AATATCTAACCATTGGGCTGTCGTCCGTCAAAAGAAAAAGAGGGAATTACCTCATGGAgacaatcaaatcaatttttgACCAGTCCAGTTATGAGGAGCTAAAAGAGATTGTGGTGGTGGTTCACCTGGCGGACTTTGACCTGGCCTGGTGTGAAAACCTGGTGCAGGACATCTCCAGGAAGTTTGCCCACCACATCATCGCCGGGCATCTCCTGGTGATCCATGCCCCTGAGGTGTACTACCCATCACTGGATGGGCTGAAAAGGAACTACAACGACCCAGAGGACAGAGTACGCTTCCGCTCCAAGCAGAACGTGGACTACGCCTTCCTCCTCAACTTCTGCACCAATCTCTCAGATTTTTACATGATGCTGGAGGACGATGTGCTCTGCTCACGGAACTTCTTAACATCCCTGAAAAAGGTGGTCACCTCCAGGGAAGGCTCGTACTGGGTGATGTTGGAGTTCTCCAAGCTTGGCTACATAGGGAAGCTCTACCACTCAAGAGACCTTCCGCGCCTGGCCCACTTCCTGCTCATGTTCTACCAGGAGATGCCTTGTGACTGGCTCCTTATTCACTTCCGGGGCTTGTTGGCCCAGAAAGATGTGATCCGCTTCAAGCCCTCTCTGTTCCAGCACATGGGCTACTACTCTTCATATAAGGGAGCAGAGAACAAGTTGAAGGATGATGACTTTGAAGAGGACTCTATTGATATCCCTGACAACCCTCCTGCCAGCCTGTACACAAACATTAATGTATTTGAAAACTATGACGCCACCAAGGCTTATAGCAGTGTGGACGAGTACTTTTGGGGGAAACCTCCCTCTACCGGAGACTTCTTTGTCATAGTATTTAACAAATCAACTAAAATAAGCAAAATCAAAATCTTGACAGGAACGGATGATCGTCAGAATGATATCCTGCACCATGGAGCTCTGGAAGTAGGAGAGAAGCTGGTGGGGACAAAGAGAGGAAGGCAGTGTTCTTCCTACATCACGTTAGGGGAGTTTAAAAATGGCCACATTGAGGTCAAAGATGTGGACCACAAGATTGCCTTTGCCATTGAGTGTGTTCGTATTGTGGTGACTGCCAGTCAGAAAGAATGGCTGATTATTAGGAGTATAAGCTTGTGGACTACACAACCCCCCAGTCAATGA